A genomic region of Thermodesulfobacteriota bacterium contains the following coding sequences:
- the efp gene encoding elongation factor P, which yields MYEAAEFKKGLKIAIDGDPYVIVDFQFVKPGKGQALYKCRLKNMKTGSQFDQTFRSGDKVDKADLEERKMEYLYADSNGYCFMDSNTYEQVTISADQVSDVKDLLKENTVCDVLFYDNAPIGITLPNFIELKVTKADPWAKGDTAAGSTKPVTLETGCVLQVPPFIEEGEVLKVDTRTRAYVERVKG from the coding sequence ATGTATGAAGCCGCGGAATTCAAAAAAGGCCTGAAAATCGCTATAGACGGGGATCCTTACGTGATTGTCGATTTTCAATTTGTCAAACCCGGAAAAGGGCAGGCGCTTTACAAGTGCCGGCTCAAGAACATGAAAACCGGGTCGCAGTTCGATCAGACCTTCAGGAGCGGGGACAAGGTGGACAAAGCCGATCTGGAGGAGCGGAAGATGGAATATCTTTACGCCGACAGCAATGGTTACTGTTTCATGGATTCAAATACCTATGAACAGGTCACCATCTCCGCCGATCAGGTCAGTGACGTTAAGGACCTGCTGAAAGAGAACACGGTTTGTGACGTGCTCTTTTATGATAACGCGCCCATCGGCATTACCCTGCCCAATTTCATCGAACTGAAGGTGACAAAAGCGGACCCCTGGGCAAAAGGGGACACCGCCGCCGGCAGCACCAAACCGGTTACCCTGGAAACCGGATGCGTGCTGCAGGTCCCCCCGTTCATTGAGGAGGGCGAGGTTCTGAAAGTGGATACCCGGACACGGGCTTACGTGGAGCGCGTCAAAGGATAG
- a CDS encoding neutral/alkaline non-lysosomal ceramidase N-terminal domain-containing protein — MMRYGRETRLLLLVLVMLAGIIGCGSYGTTLIKIQRQEPLPATAVSGNVEAGLSRVDITPPPGFAVAGYSAMAETCTGFRNRLYARVIYIRSAEGEAVALVQTDLLSGSRLVHHRVAELIAPFVDVPISGLMFAGTHSHSAPGNFFDCNFYNKFASSKKGLDGELYQFLSSRIADAVIEAYRNRRPARIAVGTAEIQGVTRNRSMEAFLANFEEGAEHRTGEADRPSDRETAVNPIMTMIRVDLRDDDGTYRPAGAFSSFSVHPTSVPYWNEFYTADVFGYIARELEFSLEQREPTSWRKIHAAVNGTHGDNSPGYAPGRQGFMEARRVGLEIGRQAVALFDSLQTVPGDAIIVSSACREVDLYRDNTINGVSLCDRPVVGNALTAGAEDGKTPVLRWLPFFHEGWATSRWVFTGSCQGYKRHIGGIFQPLVLKKKDFPHHLFFQTIRVGDVILVPLPFEVTCQAGRRISRAVERAAGGDSGRAVVVSCANGYFGYVTTPEEYSRQHYEGGHTLYGPNTAAFLEQHAAALAVAMEKGGVRDVPEAWRFDLTTAAYFPERQACPGKREEVAMPAFIKAGDNAEPCWTYRWKDVSPGSIDYHQPLIRIETSRDGGDWRELVTDERPVNDEGYDVSVNFLKWADGRRMGVYEARWYNPRIPEGAACRFAVLPRPGQDVFYSSVFR, encoded by the coding sequence ATGATGCGTTACGGTAGGGAAACACGGCTTCTTCTGCTGGTCCTGGTAATGCTGGCCGGAATCATCGGTTGTGGCTCCTACGGGACAACTCTGATCAAGATCCAGCGGCAAGAGCCCTTGCCCGCGACGGCTGTTTCCGGTAACGTTGAGGCCGGATTGTCCCGGGTCGACATCACGCCTCCGCCGGGTTTTGCCGTGGCCGGTTATTCGGCCATGGCCGAAACCTGCACGGGCTTCAGAAACCGGCTTTATGCCCGCGTTATCTATATCCGTTCGGCCGAAGGTGAGGCTGTAGCGCTGGTCCAGACGGATCTCCTGTCCGGCTCCCGTCTGGTGCATCACCGGGTCGCCGAACTGATCGCGCCTTTTGTGGATGTCCCCATCAGCGGATTGATGTTTGCCGGGACGCATTCTCATTCAGCACCGGGTAATTTTTTCGATTGTAATTTTTACAATAAATTCGCTTCGTCCAAAAAAGGACTGGACGGGGAATTATATCAGTTCCTCTCTTCCCGGATCGCTGATGCCGTTATCGAGGCTTATCGCAACCGGCGGCCGGCCCGGATCGCCGTGGGAACCGCCGAGATTCAGGGCGTGACGCGTAACCGCAGCATGGAAGCTTTTCTGGCAAATTTTGAGGAAGGGGCGGAACACCGGACAGGCGAGGCGGACAGACCATCAGACCGGGAAACAGCGGTTAATCCCATCATGACGATGATCCGGGTGGATCTGCGGGACGATGACGGTACTTATCGTCCGGCGGGCGCCTTTTCCAGCTTTTCCGTTCACCCCACGTCGGTGCCATACTGGAATGAGTTTTACACGGCGGACGTGTTCGGTTATATCGCCCGGGAACTCGAATTCTCGCTGGAACAGCGGGAACCGACCTCCTGGCGCAAGATTCACGCCGCGGTGAACGGCACCCACGGAGATAACTCTCCCGGCTACGCTCCCGGCCGGCAGGGCTTCATGGAAGCAAGGCGGGTCGGACTGGAGATCGGGCGGCAGGCAGTGGCGCTGTTCGACTCACTGCAGACTGTTCCCGGTGATGCAATAATTGTTTCATCGGCCTGCCGGGAGGTCGATTTGTACCGGGATAATACAATCAATGGGGTCTCTCTCTGCGACCGACCCGTGGTGGGCAACGCCCTGACGGCCGGGGCAGAGGACGGCAAGACGCCGGTCCTGCGATGGCTCCCCTTTTTCCATGAGGGATGGGCAACGTCACGGTGGGTCTTTACCGGTTCATGCCAGGGATACAAGCGACATATCGGAGGCATTTTCCAGCCCCTGGTGCTTAAAAAGAAGGATTTCCCCCACCATTTGTTTTTCCAGACGATCCGGGTGGGAGACGTTATCCTGGTGCCGCTTCCCTTTGAGGTGACCTGCCAGGCCGGACGACGGATTTCCCGGGCGGTGGAACGGGCGGCGGGCGGTGATTCCGGCCGTGCGGTCGTGGTCAGCTGCGCCAACGGATATTTCGGATACGTCACCACGCCGGAGGAATATTCCCGCCAGCACTATGAGGGCGGTCATACCCTGTACGGTCCCAATACGGCCGCTTTTCTGGAGCAGCATGCCGCCGCCCTGGCGGTCGCCATGGAAAAGGGAGGGGTAAGGGATGTTCCGGAGGCGTGGCGATTCGACCTCACCACGGCCGCCTATTTTCCGGAACGGCAAGCCTGTCCGGGAAAAAGGGAAGAGGTGGCAATGCCCGCCTTCATTAAGGCCGGAGACAATGCCGAGCCCTGCTGGACATACCGCTGGAAAGACGTCTCCCCTGGATCCATTGATTATCATCAGCCCCTGATCCGGATTGAAACGAGCCGTGACGGTGGCGACTGGCGGGAGCTGGTGACGGATGAGAGACCGGTGAATGATGAAGGGTATGATGTGTCCGTGAATTTTCTCAAATGGGCGGACGGCCGGCGGATGGGAGTGTATGAAGCCCGGTGGTATAATCCCCGGATTCCGGAAGGCGCGGCCTGCCGGTTTGCGGTGTTGCCGCGGCCGGGGCAGGACGTGTTTTACTCCTCGGTTTTCCGTTGA
- a CDS encoding FkbM family methyltransferase: protein MHPIRLDIPGLNSRLILGTHDRYDTCVSRQIREHRIWEPYETGLVVRFLKPGDVFLDIGANIGYYTVLAAAIAGNSGKVIAYEPDDENYRLLCENLCLNRALNVIPVQAAVSDRDGSGHLFLSPDNKGDHRLYDSGDGRGSREIPVIHAGRHLRSITDRVNFIKIDTQGSEYRILNGLKDIILENRDHLTLMVEFWPWGLRQSGASGNELLDLLESFDMTWLHIDHFGRKLWPVSPDFLRLWSDETDTDIGNEGFINLLLSNCREE from the coding sequence TTGCATCCCATCCGACTGGACATACCCGGCCTGAACAGCCGGTTGATACTGGGCACCCATGACCGGTACGATACCTGCGTGTCCAGGCAAATCCGGGAGCACCGCATCTGGGAACCTTATGAAACCGGATTAGTGGTGCGTTTTCTCAAACCCGGGGATGTCTTTCTGGATATCGGAGCCAATATCGGCTACTATACGGTCCTTGCCGCGGCTATTGCGGGAAACAGCGGGAAGGTGATCGCCTATGAACCGGACGATGAGAACTACCGGCTGCTTTGTGAAAATCTGTGTCTGAACCGGGCCTTGAACGTTATTCCGGTTCAGGCCGCCGTCTCCGACCGCGACGGTAGCGGACACCTTTTTCTATCGCCGGACAATAAAGGAGATCATCGCCTGTATGACAGCGGTGACGGCCGCGGGAGCAGGGAAATTCCGGTCATCCACGCCGGCCGGCATTTACGGTCGATAACGGATCGGGTCAATTTTATTAAAATTGATACCCAGGGATCGGAATACCGGATTTTGAACGGATTAAAAGACATTATCCTGGAAAATCGGGACCATTTGACCCTGATGGTGGAATTCTGGCCATGGGGGCTGCGGCAGTCGGGGGCATCGGGTAACGAACTGCTCGATCTGCTGGAATCGTTTGACATGACCTGGCTGCATATCGACCATTTCGGCCGGAAGCTCTGGCCCGTGAGCCCCGACTTTCTGCGGCTCTGGTCCGATGAGACGGACACGGATATTGGCAATGAGGGATTTATCAACCTGTTACTTTCAAACTGTCGGGAGGAATGA
- a CDS encoding helix-turn-helix domain-containing protein yields the protein MPIIFPVAGGKGGIGKSFISANLGWLLAKENKTVLLADLDLGSANLHTMMGIQDPGTGLNHFLNKTSSDLMETIIPCQIPGLSLLSSKKCSMEAANLPFPQIQKIINAITRLPFDIIFLDLGAGTHFNTLDFFLTSTDVILIFTQEPTSIESGIRFIETVYYRKIKHLFKQNHINAIIKNTDNPSAPSLSNIINLLAGGAQNDSLDLRQCLEKISFKIIINQARHHNGYQVGEALVKLCQRHFYSRFELIGVIDYDEKVLDAIVAKQLFVKKFPRSRTTYDLVKTAHNLVSVRNKTAVPPIKSFCDRNFYEILEIHPETLSVDVRQAYQSMKSLYRDIPMVTDAFFTSEERDRILETIDAAGEVLSDPNKRTEYDRLLSKGHPITVNGGDRGVGSRLPEHDPVTAPPEKPPESAPPQPPNVNESEAMQLIEKISAQQIISGLDLKTLRNAWGISMESIFEKTRIGVATLKIIEEDQFDALPPLIYLKGFLRAYAQALRLPAGTVVDGYLKSIGQKDRKRPDASRR from the coding sequence GTGCCCATTATATTTCCTGTTGCCGGCGGCAAGGGCGGCATCGGCAAAAGCTTTATTTCCGCCAATCTCGGGTGGCTGCTGGCGAAAGAAAACAAAACCGTGCTTCTGGCGGACCTGGATCTCGGCAGCGCCAACCTTCATACCATGATGGGAATCCAGGATCCGGGCACGGGTCTGAATCACTTCCTCAACAAAACATCGTCTGACCTGATGGAAACCATTATTCCCTGTCAGATTCCGGGGCTTTCCCTGTTGAGTTCCAAAAAGTGTTCCATGGAGGCCGCCAACCTCCCCTTTCCCCAGATACAAAAGATCATCAACGCCATTACCCGCCTGCCGTTCGATATCATCTTTCTCGATCTGGGGGCCGGCACCCATTTCAACACCCTGGACTTTTTTCTGACCTCAACGGATGTCATCCTTATCTTCACCCAGGAACCGACATCCATCGAAAGCGGCATCCGGTTCATTGAAACGGTCTACTACCGGAAAATCAAGCACCTCTTCAAACAGAACCACATCAACGCCATTATCAAAAACACGGATAACCCGTCCGCGCCGTCCCTTTCCAACATCATCAACCTGCTGGCCGGCGGCGCTCAGAACGACAGCCTGGACCTGCGTCAGTGCCTGGAAAAAATTTCCTTTAAAATCATCATCAACCAGGCCCGGCATCATAACGGTTATCAGGTCGGTGAAGCCCTGGTCAAGCTCTGCCAGCGTCACTTTTACTCTCGTTTTGAACTGATCGGCGTCATTGATTACGACGAAAAGGTCCTGGACGCCATTGTCGCCAAGCAACTGTTTGTAAAAAAATTCCCCCGTTCCCGCACGACCTATGATCTGGTTAAAACCGCCCATAACCTGGTTTCCGTCCGGAACAAAACCGCGGTTCCGCCGATAAAGTCTTTTTGTGACCGCAACTTTTACGAAATTCTGGAAATCCATCCCGAAACGCTGTCGGTTGACGTGCGGCAGGCCTATCAGAGCATGAAATCCCTTTACCGGGACATCCCCATGGTCACGGACGCGTTTTTTACCTCCGAAGAACGCGATAGGATTCTGGAGACCATTGACGCCGCCGGAGAAGTGTTGAGCGATCCCAACAAAAGAACCGAATATGATCGTCTGCTCTCCAAGGGCCATCCGATCACGGTCAATGGCGGCGACAGGGGGGTGGGAAGCCGTTTGCCGGAACACGATCCCGTTACGGCACCGCCTGAAAAGCCGCCGGAGTCAGCCCCGCCCCAGCCGCCTAATGTCAATGAATCCGAAGCCATGCAACTGATTGAAAAAATATCCGCCCAGCAGATCATTTCAGGCCTTGACCTGAAAACACTGCGAAACGCCTGGGGAATCAGCATGGAAAGTATTTTTGAAAAGACCCGGATCGGTGTCGCCACCCTGAAAATCATCGAAGAAGACCAGTTTGACGCCTTACCGCCGCTGATCTATCTGAAGGGTTTTTTAAGGGCCTATGCCCAGGCCCTTCGTCTTCCGGCCGGGACGGTAGTGGATGGTTATCTGAAAAGTATTGGACAAAAAGACCGTAAACGGCCGGATGCCAGCAGAAGATAA
- a CDS encoding ABC transporter ATP-binding protein has product MNASMVKTFIATMRFGRPYAGLLALTCMLNLVSVPADLGFLFLFKKIINSGFAADHLPELQWYAFAAAGLLMVRSAVVYASGWLFHYIEVGMSNRVQNLIYAKIHELSDAIQNRFTVGDLMTILFYHSQVMLQMITSTSGSLVTEAVRIPALIIVLFSVHAPLAGLVLLLLVPCLIFFRYFRKMVARNAGQSNRVRSELYTMAEQTLSHLEIISMFAAGEREKERFKKMNEKLRAVSLDTYKFMSLLSPVTQLIKVAGVVVLVILGTHQVASGKLSVGGLTIFIASAYYLYGSISNLGSWYLSMLTGLVSANEIFGFLNSKAAVASPPDGLILSSLERQIELRQVCFRYPDTETPVLNDICLTIAKGETVAIAGPSGCGKSTLLKLLIRLHDPTRGAVLMDGHDLRHLDLTALKTLFGCVPQDPGIFQATPAEAIAYGYPAAGEGRIVEAGVLAGAHDFISRLPEAYRTLIGERGGKMSGGEKQRVALARALIRKADILMMDEALSWVDAPTEKRILRQIAAERKQQRKTTILVSHRLASIRHADRIIVMEQGRVLEQGDHQTLMRIAGNYREWYRLQAPQESGNPDAQDAN; this is encoded by the coding sequence ATGAACGCCAGTATGGTGAAAACTTTCATCGCCACCATGAGATTCGGCCGTCCTTATGCCGGCCTGCTGGCGCTGACCTGCATGCTTAATCTGGTCAGCGTGCCGGCTGATCTGGGCTTTCTGTTTTTGTTTAAGAAAATCATCAACAGCGGTTTTGCCGCCGATCACCTGCCGGAACTGCAATGGTATGCTTTTGCGGCCGCGGGGCTGCTCATGGTGCGATCCGCTGTTGTTTATGCCAGCGGCTGGTTGTTTCATTATATCGAAGTCGGAATGAGCAACCGCGTTCAGAATCTGATTTACGCCAAGATCCACGAGCTTTCCGACGCCATCCAGAACCGGTTTACCGTCGGTGATTTGATGACGATCCTGTTTTATCATTCCCAGGTCATGCTGCAGATGATTACGTCTACCTCCGGGAGTCTGGTGACAGAAGCGGTCAGGATACCGGCGTTGATTATCGTCCTCTTTTCCGTGCACGCACCTCTGGCCGGTCTGGTTCTGCTGCTGCTGGTCCCCTGCCTGATATTCTTTCGATATTTCAGAAAAATGGTCGCCCGTAATGCCGGGCAATCCAACCGGGTCCGGTCGGAATTGTATACCATGGCGGAACAGACCCTGTCTCATCTGGAAATTATCTCCATGTTCGCCGCCGGGGAAAGGGAAAAAGAACGATTCAAAAAGATGAACGAAAAATTGAGGGCCGTATCCCTTGACACCTATAAGTTCATGTCTCTGCTGTCGCCGGTAACCCAGTTGATCAAGGTCGCGGGCGTTGTCGTGCTGGTCATCCTGGGGACGCATCAGGTGGCATCGGGCAAGTTAAGCGTCGGCGGTCTGACCATTTTTATCGCTTCCGCTTATTACCTTTATGGCAGCATATCAAATCTCGGCTCGTGGTATCTTTCGATGCTGACGGGGCTTGTCAGCGCCAATGAAATATTCGGTTTTTTGAACAGCAAGGCGGCGGTCGCGTCCCCGCCGGATGGCCTGATCCTCTCTTCACTGGAACGCCAAATTGAACTTCGGCAAGTCTGTTTCCGATATCCCGATACGGAAACCCCGGTATTGAACGATATCTGCCTGACCATCGCCAAAGGAGAGACCGTTGCCATTGCCGGCCCCAGCGGATGCGGCAAATCAACCCTGCTGAAACTTCTCATCCGGCTTCATGACCCGACCCGGGGCGCTGTTTTGATGGATGGACACGATTTGAGACATCTGGATCTGACGGCGCTTAAGACTTTGTTCGGATGCGTCCCTCAGGATCCGGGAATATTCCAGGCCACCCCGGCCGAGGCCATTGCCTATGGTTATCCTGCGGCCGGGGAGGGCAGGATAGTTGAAGCCGGGGTTCTGGCGGGCGCCCATGATTTCATTTCCCGGCTCCCGGAAGCCTACCGCACGCTTATCGGGGAACGGGGTGGAAAAATGTCCGGCGGGGAAAAGCAGCGCGTTGCCCTGGCCCGGGCACTGATCAGAAAGGCGGACATATTAATGATGGATGAAGCCCTTTCCTGGGTGGATGCGCCGACGGAAAAGCGCATCTTGCGGCAAATCGCCGCTGAACGTAAACAGCAGAGGAAAACCACCATTCTGGTATCCCATCGTCTGGCTTCGATTCGCCACGCCGATAGAATTATTGTTATGGAGCAGGGCCGGGTGCTGGAGCAGGGGGATCACCAGACGCTGATGCGGATCGCCGGGAATTACCGGGAGTGGTATCGTCTTCAGGCGCCGCAAGAGTCCGGAAATCCCGATGCCCAGGATGCTAACTGA
- a CDS encoding nucleotidyltransferase family protein — MDKIRYLRWLCLTALLDSDNTDEPPGTMPLTDELVHYACRHGLAPLLWRRLLKLDPRHPDLRLMTEAVTDDGLPPVSRKPLSSLLRESYLSTLLRNLQIQKTLRELDDALQQTGIPCLVWKGAAISAMVYGGMGLRPMDDIDLLVPEIHWQALIPVLNQIGFSRRPDYPLTWHRGPMVIDLHGDITHSDRIPARRKALALNTGTLLSRAAAFPGYSHLVMPSPFDALLCLAANAMKHGFSKDIWIVDMFLLFDRFPELSSSPRRLAADAGEAGASLPLFLLFKCAESWPRRLNPDPIGELEISRRAAAFSRFVSRAGLRLPNEGELYYLLMMKSPRDLMAYLRDTFFPSRQVMKQLYPGKPMGCYWLYYPNRHMRLAIKLFQGLASMVPGGRQR, encoded by the coding sequence ATGGACAAAATTCGATACCTGCGATGGCTGTGCCTGACGGCATTGCTCGATTCGGATAATACCGACGAGCCGCCGGGAACAATGCCCCTGACGGACGAACTTGTCCATTACGCCTGCCGTCATGGACTGGCGCCGCTGCTATGGCGGCGACTGCTGAAACTGGACCCGCGGCACCCGGACCTGCGCCTCATGACGGAAGCCGTAACCGATGACGGCCTCCCCCCCGTATCGCGGAAACCGCTGTCGTCTTTATTACGGGAAAGCTATCTCAGCACCTTGCTTCGGAATTTGCAGATCCAAAAAACACTGCGGGAACTGGACGATGCTCTCCAGCAAACCGGTATTCCCTGCCTGGTCTGGAAGGGCGCGGCCATATCGGCAATGGTTTACGGAGGCATGGGGCTCCGTCCCATGGATGACATTGATTTGCTGGTGCCGGAAATACACTGGCAGGCATTGATTCCCGTTTTAAATCAAATAGGTTTTTCCCGGCGGCCGGATTATCCCCTGACATGGCATCGGGGACCGATGGTTATCGACCTGCATGGCGATATAACGCATTCGGACCGGATCCCCGCCCGCCGGAAAGCGCTGGCGTTGAACACCGGGACGTTGCTGTCCCGGGCCGCCGCCTTTCCGGGTTATAGTCACCTGGTCATGCCTTCTCCCTTCGACGCCCTGCTGTGCCTGGCCGCCAACGCCATGAAACACGGTTTTTCAAAAGATATCTGGATCGTTGATATGTTTCTACTTTTCGACCGGTTTCCGGAGTTGTCGTCTTCTCCCCGCCGACTGGCGGCCGATGCCGGAGAAGCCGGCGCGTCCCTGCCGCTTTTTTTGCTTTTTAAATGCGCTGAATCATGGCCCCGGCGGTTGAATCCGGACCCGATTGGCGAGCTGGAAATTTCCCGCCGGGCCGCGGCTTTTTCCCGGTTTGTCTCAAGAGCCGGACTGCGCCTGCCGAATGAAGGTGAATTGTATTATCTGTTGATGATGAAGTCTCCCCGCGACCTGATGGCTTACCTGCGGGACACCTTCTTCCCTTCCCGGCAGGTGATGAAACAACTGTATCCCGGCAAACCGATGGGGTGCTACTGGCTGTATTATCCTAACCGCCACATGCGGTTGGCGATAAAACTTTTTCAGGGGCTGGCATCCATGGTTCCGGGAGGCCGGCAGAGATGA
- the scmE gene encoding SynChlorMet cassette radical SAM/SPASM protein ScmE: MTPRLRAPVSVDAEITSRCNLSCRYCYYFGNDAVVYSDLETTEWLNFFEELGRLSVLHVTFQGGEPFLRDDFADLIQRVVRCRMRFSILTNGTLIDDTLAALIAGTGRCDGIQVSLDGNGPAIHDSCRGQGSFVEAVRGIRILQRHGVTVTTRVTVQKLNVDVLEDMASFLLNDLNLTGFSVNSAAYLGTCRLNADDILLTVDERGKAMRTLWRLKNQYSDRITSSAGPLAEATYWNEMEKARADNRPPMPGRGRLTGCGCYHNKIAVRSDGMIVPCTMLAHMELGRINHDALPDVWRHSPLLNELRSRNNMPLSSFPFCSDCLYIPYCTGNCAGLAYSMTGQVNHPAPDACLRRYLAMGGALPLEE, translated from the coding sequence ATGACACCCCGCCTGCGCGCACCGGTGAGTGTTGATGCTGAAATCACCTCCCGCTGCAATCTGTCCTGCCGTTATTGTTATTATTTCGGCAATGACGCGGTGGTATATTCGGATCTTGAAACAACGGAATGGCTGAATTTTTTCGAGGAACTCGGCCGCCTGTCGGTCCTGCATGTCACCTTCCAGGGGGGTGAACCGTTTCTCAGGGACGATTTTGCCGACCTGATCCAAAGGGTTGTCCGCTGCCGGATGCGGTTTTCCATTCTCACCAACGGCACGCTGATCGACGACACGCTGGCCGCCTTGATTGCCGGTACCGGGCGCTGTGACGGCATTCAGGTGTCTCTGGATGGCAACGGGCCAGCCATACACGACAGCTGCCGGGGGCAGGGCAGCTTTGTCGAGGCCGTCAGGGGAATCCGCATATTGCAGCGGCATGGCGTTACTGTCACTACCCGGGTAACGGTCCAGAAATTGAACGTTGATGTGCTGGAGGACATGGCCTCGTTTCTCCTCAATGATCTGAACCTGACCGGTTTCAGCGTTAACTCAGCGGCCTATCTGGGGACATGCCGGCTCAACGCCGATGATATCCTGCTGACCGTTGACGAACGCGGCAAGGCCATGCGGACATTGTGGCGACTGAAGAATCAGTATAGTGACCGGATAACCTCTTCAGCGGGTCCGCTGGCCGAAGCCACATACTGGAACGAAATGGAAAAGGCCCGGGCGGATAACCGGCCGCCCATGCCCGGCCGGGGAAGATTAACCGGATGCGGTTGCTATCATAATAAGATAGCGGTGCGGTCCGACGGGATGATCGTTCCCTGCACCATGCTGGCCCATATGGAACTGGGACGCATCAATCACGATGCGCTGCCGGATGTCTGGCGCCACAGCCCGCTGCTCAATGAACTGAGGAGCCGGAATAACATGCCACTGTCTTCTTTCCCGTTCTGTTCGGACTGCCTTTACATCCCTTATTGTACCGGCAACTGTGCCGGCCTTGCCTACAGCATGACTGGTCAGGTGAACCATCCCGCCCCGGACGCCTGCCTGAGACGGTACCTGGCAATGGGCGGGGCTCTGCCTCTGGAAGAGTAA
- a CDS encoding radical SAM protein — protein MINSDIPALETLIFHVTRACNLKCRHCWQRADSGSHADNNSGPGQGITPDVFSRLLDEAGSLGMRWVKFTGGEPLLHPGFPEYLKAAADHRLSITMETNATLIDEAMADLLKYPKDISISVSLDGSRPDIHDDFRGVRGAFQRTISGLKLLAERGLQVQIITCLHRGNLSDLEAIIKLARDCGAKSLKINPVQPMGRGSNLDGDACLTVPELLAMTDRWNSRAMTDFPGGVAFSLPLAFRPLAVIRQRQFSVCRIHHILGLLPNGDLSFCGVGNIDASLVIGNIFNEPLAELWHRAPLIAALRQGLPRHLKGVCAQCILKAICLGECRALAYEQSRDLMGPYWICQEAYNAGLFPKSRLVNE, from the coding sequence TTGATCAACTCTGACATACCGGCGCTTGAGACGCTTATTTTTCATGTGACCCGGGCCTGCAATTTAAAATGCCGGCATTGCTGGCAGCGGGCGGATTCAGGCTCGCATGCGGATAATAACTCCGGACCGGGGCAGGGGATTACGCCGGACGTGTTTTCCCGCCTGCTGGATGAGGCCGGATCGCTGGGGATGAGGTGGGTGAAATTTACCGGCGGTGAACCGCTGCTTCATCCCGGTTTCCCGGAATATTTAAAGGCTGCGGCGGATCATAGGCTTTCGATTACGATGGAAACCAACGCTACCCTGATCGACGAGGCCATGGCCGACCTTTTAAAATACCCGAAGGATATTTCGATTTCCGTCAGCCTGGACGGGTCAAGGCCGGATATCCATGACGATTTCCGGGGCGTGCGGGGCGCTTTTCAACGGACAATATCAGGCCTGAAGCTGCTGGCCGAACGTGGCCTCCAGGTCCAGATCATTACCTGCCTTCATCGCGGCAATCTTTCCGACCTGGAGGCAATTATTAAACTTGCCCGGGATTGCGGGGCCAAATCCCTGAAAATCAATCCGGTCCAGCCGATGGGCCGGGGCAGTAATCTGGACGGAGACGCCTGTCTGACGGTCCCGGAACTGCTGGCCATGACCGATCGCTGGAATAGCCGGGCCATGACTGATTTTCCCGGCGGTGTGGCCTTTTCGCTCCCGCTGGCTTTTCGTCCCCTGGCGGTGATTCGACAGCGTCAGTTTTCCGTATGCAGAATTCATCATATCCTGGGGCTGCTCCCGAACGGGGATTTGTCCTTCTGCGGCGTGGGCAATATAGACGCTTCATTGGTCATCGGCAATATTTTTAACGAACCCCTGGCGGAGCTTTGGCACCGGGCGCCTTTAATAGCGGCCTTGCGACAGGGCCTCCCCCGTCATTTAAAAGGGGTATGCGCGCAATGTATCCTCAAGGCGATCTGCCTGGGTGAGTGCCGAGCTCTGGCTTATGAACAGTCCCGAGATCTCATGGGCCCTTACTGGATCTGCCAGGAAGCTTATAATGCCGGGCTTTTTCCGAAAAGCCGGTTGGTCAATGAATAG
- a CDS encoding PqqD family peptide modification chaperone yields MAINDDRPLLANPDIVFREEDEGSFLFDPDSGELKCLNLMGAVIWKLLDGSHSPGAIISMISDRYPDIPSSNIQQQVQSFLQELINMGYAGSRADESSQ; encoded by the coding sequence ATGGCGATCAATGACGACAGGCCGTTGCTGGCTAATCCTGATATTGTGTTCCGGGAGGAAGACGAGGGCTCGTTTCTTTTCGATCCGGATAGCGGTGAATTAAAATGCCTCAACCTTATGGGCGCTGTGATCTGGAAACTTCTGGACGGTTCTCATTCACCCGGGGCGATTATATCGATGATCAGTGATCGCTACCCTGATATTCCATCTTCGAATATTCAGCAGCAGGTCCAATCGTTTCTTCAGGAACTGATCAATATGGGATACGCCGGGTCCCGGGCTGACGAGTCGAGCCAATAA